The following proteins come from a genomic window of Pseudomonas sp. WJP1:
- a CDS encoding IS110 family transposase, translated as MSACTTVAVDLAKQVFQVAGEDALGQVLYEERIKSREAFHAFLRQLPPRIVVLVETGPGAQAWARQLQAQGNLARILPAQLVAQHRSGAKNDRNDALAILRAGRDSKIAAVPIKSATALAMQALHRARQGYVRRRTAMSNQMRGLLMEHGVVLAQGDAAINQTLPRVLEDATQPLPEMLRELIDELLGEWRQLGERVNVLTGRLEKAANEDKTARRLMTVRGIGPIIATALLAKQTDPERFANARQFAAYFGMVPEQKSSGQKIRLGRISKRGDSYVRSLMVQGAHAVLRHLRADSELPDDRRLQRWQARLGRKEAAIRLANRNLRIVWVLLQNEQTYRSQPAHGRPAAPSH; from the coding sequence CTGTCGGCCTGCACGACAGTGGCGGTCGATTTGGCCAAGCAGGTCTTTCAGGTGGCAGGCGAAGACGCTCTTGGCCAAGTGCTTTACGAAGAACGCATCAAGTCGCGTGAAGCCTTTCATGCCTTTCTGCGCCAACTGCCGCCAAGGATAGTAGTGCTCGTGGAAACAGGTCCAGGCGCTCAAGCATGGGCGCGCCAACTACAGGCTCAGGGCAATCTGGCGCGGATTCTTCCGGCACAGCTTGTGGCCCAGCACCGCAGCGGCGCCAAAAATGATCGAAATGATGCACTGGCCATATTGCGTGCCGGGCGCGACAGCAAAATTGCCGCGGTCCCCATCAAAAGCGCCACCGCACTGGCCATGCAGGCCTTGCACCGGGCCCGCCAGGGTTATGTCCGTCGGCGCACAGCCATGAGTAACCAGATGCGCGGTTTGCTGATGGAGCATGGCGTTGTCCTGGCACAGGGTGATGCGGCGATCAACCAGACCCTGCCTCGGGTGCTGGAAGATGCCACTCAACCGTTGCCGGAGATGTTGCGTGAACTGATCGACGAGCTGCTGGGTGAGTGGCGCCAACTGGGCGAACGGGTCAACGTCCTGACCGGTCGCCTGGAGAAGGCCGCGAACGAGGACAAAACGGCCCGACGGCTGATGACCGTGCGCGGGATCGGCCCGATCATCGCCACTGCGCTTTTGGCCAAGCAGACCGACCCTGAGCGCTTCGCCAATGCACGCCAGTTCGCCGCCTACTTCGGCATGGTGCCTGAGCAGAAAAGCAGTGGGCAGAAAATTCGCCTGGGCCGGATAAGCAAACGCGGCGACAGCTATGTGCGCAGCCTGATGGTTCAAGGCGCTCACGCGGTATTGAGGCATTTGCGCGCGGATTCGGAGCTGCCCGACGATCGTCGCTTGCAACGGTGGCAGGCCCGGCTGGGGCGCAAGGAAGCGGCGATACGCTTGGCGAACCGCAACCTGCGAATCGTTTGGGTGCTGCTACAAAATGAGCAGACTTACCGCAGCCAACCGGCCCATGGCCGGCCAGCTGCGCCAAGTCACTGA
- a CDS encoding OmpP1/FadL family transporter: MQMKNCTLPAVSLLALCCQQVHAGGIMLYEVGTDNVGLANAGAAARAQGPSTIASNPAGMSYLPGTQITAGLQVLYGDITFDRDDGTNVSGSGSGNALEPMPGASFFVSHELDDHWSVGFGQYGDFGLAVNYDNDWSGRYFAQNSSLLGLSMVPSVAYRFNEQWSVGVGVKAMYGMLQAQTAIDRSPFGFTDRGDGQFKYKDKDWGFGANVGVIYAPQPGTRLGLTYTSKVDLEFEDGLDVKGNGPLLQRLDGTTTKLDITVPQTITLSLFQQLDRQWALLASVNWQDWSEFGDIGIQVDTSANDARSTNIDAGFKDTWHLSLGAQYQATEQLLWNVGMAYDSSAVSDGKRSVIVPMAESWRIATGATYALNKDTDVNLSWAMIWMGDMPVDQSKDLSGNRISGQFDSAWIQTVTGNMTWRF, from the coding sequence ATGCAGATGAAAAATTGCACCCTACCCGCCGTCTCACTGCTCGCCCTGTGCTGCCAGCAGGTACACGCCGGCGGCATCATGCTTTACGAAGTCGGCACCGATAACGTCGGCCTGGCCAACGCCGGTGCCGCCGCCCGGGCCCAGGGCCCCTCCACCATCGCCAGCAACCCGGCGGGCATGAGCTACCTGCCGGGCACGCAAATCACCGCCGGCTTGCAGGTGCTTTACGGCGATATCACATTCGATCGCGACGATGGCACCAACGTGTCGGGCAGCGGCAGCGGCAACGCTCTTGAGCCCATGCCCGGCGCCAGTTTTTTCGTCAGCCATGAACTCGACGACCACTGGAGCGTCGGCTTCGGTCAGTACGGCGATTTCGGGCTGGCGGTCAATTACGACAACGACTGGTCGGGGCGCTACTTTGCGCAGAATTCCAGCCTGCTAGGTCTGTCGATGGTCCCCAGCGTGGCCTACCGCTTCAACGAGCAGTGGTCGGTGGGCGTCGGTGTCAAGGCCATGTACGGCATGCTGCAGGCCCAGACCGCCATCGACCGCTCGCCGTTCGGCTTCACCGACCGCGGCGACGGCCAGTTCAAATACAAGGACAAGGATTGGGGATTCGGCGCCAACGTCGGAGTGATCTACGCCCCGCAACCCGGGACCCGCCTGGGCCTGACATACACCAGCAAGGTCGACCTGGAGTTCGAGGACGGCCTGGACGTCAAGGGTAACGGACCGTTGTTGCAACGCCTCGACGGCACCACCACCAAGCTCGACATCACCGTGCCGCAAACCATTACCCTGAGCCTGTTCCAACAACTGGACCGGCAATGGGCCCTGCTGGCCTCGGTCAACTGGCAGGACTGGTCGGAATTCGGCGATATCGGCATACAGGTCGACACCTCGGCAAACGATGCTCGCTCAACGAACATCGACGCCGGCTTCAAGGACACGTGGCACCTGTCACTCGGCGCGCAATACCAGGCCACCGAGCAACTGCTGTGGAACGTCGGCATGGCGTACGACAGCAGTGCCGTGTCCGATGGCAAGCGCTCGGTGATCGTGCCCATGGCCGAATCCTGGCGCATTGCGACGGGCGCCACCTATGCTCTGAACAAGGACACCGACGTCAACCTCAGCTGGGCGATGATCTGGATGGGCGACATGCCGGTAGACCAGAGCAAGGACCTGTCGGGCAATCGAATTTCCGGTCAGTTCGACAGCGCCTGGATTCAAACGGTGACGGGAAACATGACTTGGCGTTTCTGA
- a CDS encoding DUF3303 domain-containing protein — translation MLFIVSWKISSANRNSAIERFLKTGGAPPEGVKMLGRWHAVGGAAGFGVAEANDPVPIQKWVLQWSDLMTMEVQAALTDEQIAPLLAAAVGK, via the coding sequence ATGTTGTTCATCGTCAGCTGGAAAATCAGTTCGGCCAATCGCAACAGCGCGATCGAACGCTTTCTCAAGACCGGTGGCGCACCACCGGAAGGCGTCAAGATGCTCGGACGCTGGCACGCCGTCGGTGGCGCGGCCGGTTTTGGCGTGGCCGAGGCCAATGATCCGGTACCGATCCAGAAGTGGGTACTGCAATGGAGCGACCTGATGACCATGGAGGTCCAGGCGGCACTGACTGACGAACAGATAGCGCCGCTGCTGGCAGCCGCTGTTGGCAAGTAA
- a CDS encoding Orn/Lys/Arg decarboxylase N-terminal domain-containing protein, whose protein sequence is MTEYRHSLGMLALVVSSPADKRTVFGRALTQLVSDVEGRGVSVLASENLSDAASILRSDPAVQCVLISWEMDTSEGHEDCIKLLVKLRERNTRVPVFLISDRTTASSIPLLVMQHADDFIWLPEDTSRFLSGRILAAIERYRQAALPPMFGALVKFARSYEYSWHTPGHAGGTAFLKSTAGRAFYEFFGENLLRSDLSISVGELGSLLDHSGPIGQGERYAAKVFGAHRTYYVTNGSSMSNRVILMASVTRNQIALCDRNCHKSAEHAMTLSGALPTYLVPTRNRYGIIGPILPQTLSAEGVKAAIANNPMVKDGIDPTPVHAIITNSTYDGLTYNVTRVEELLGQSVDRLHFDEAWYGYARFNPLYRDRHAMHGSPDDHDASKPTVFATQSTHKLLAALSQASMIHVRNGRNPIEHARFNESYMMHASTSPNYAIMASCDVSSAMMEAPSGQILTSESIEEAVSFRQVISRMHHEMLSNDDWFFTCWQPPTVQVGNATVPFHEVDPLLLKTEPKCWVLHPNEVWHGFGDIEEGYCMLDPIKVSVLSPGMGDDGNLLPTGIPACVLTAYLGRQGIVVEKTTDFTILFLFSIGITKGKWGTLVNALLDFKRDYDDNVELELCLPDLLAGNQTRYAGMGLKDLADEIFAAMKQHKTTSAMAQAFGTLPQAVFSPVEAYEKLVRNDIELVTLEQAAGRIAATGIVPYPPGIPLLMPGENAGAADGPLLAYLKALEAFDRSFPGFTHDTHGIEVEAGVYRMLVLK, encoded by the coding sequence ATGACGGAATATAGACACTCACTCGGGATGCTCGCGCTGGTTGTCAGCAGCCCGGCGGACAAGCGTACGGTGTTTGGTCGCGCCCTGACCCAATTGGTCAGTGACGTAGAGGGACGTGGCGTCAGCGTGCTGGCCTCGGAAAACCTCAGCGATGCCGCGTCGATCCTGCGTTCGGACCCGGCCGTTCAATGCGTGCTGATCAGCTGGGAAATGGACACCAGCGAAGGTCACGAAGACTGCATCAAGTTGCTGGTCAAGCTGCGCGAACGCAACACGCGGGTGCCGGTGTTCCTGATCAGCGACCGGACCACCGCGTCGAGCATTCCATTACTGGTCATGCAACACGCCGATGACTTCATCTGGCTCCCGGAAGACACCAGCCGCTTCCTCAGCGGACGTATCCTGGCGGCCATCGAACGCTATCGCCAGGCCGCCCTGCCCCCGATGTTCGGGGCGCTGGTGAAGTTTGCCAGGTCGTATGAGTATTCCTGGCACACCCCCGGTCATGCCGGTGGCACGGCGTTTCTGAAAAGCACCGCGGGCCGGGCGTTCTACGAGTTCTTCGGGGAAAACCTGCTGCGTTCCGACCTGTCGATCTCGGTCGGCGAACTGGGCTCGCTGCTCGATCACAGCGGCCCCATCGGCCAGGGCGAGCGCTACGCGGCCAAGGTGTTCGGTGCCCACCGCACGTATTACGTGACCAACGGTTCGTCGATGTCCAACCGCGTGATCCTCATGGCCAGCGTCACGCGTAACCAGATCGCCCTGTGCGACCGCAATTGCCACAAGTCCGCCGAGCATGCGATGACCCTGTCGGGGGCGCTGCCGACCTACCTGGTACCGACGCGCAACCGCTACGGCATCATCGGCCCGATCCTCCCGCAGACCCTGAGCGCCGAAGGCGTGAAAGCGGCCATCGCCAACAACCCGATGGTCAAGGACGGCATCGACCCGACGCCGGTCCACGCGATCATCACCAACTCCACCTACGACGGCCTGACCTACAACGTCACCCGCGTCGAAGAACTGCTGGGCCAGAGTGTCGACCGCCTGCATTTCGACGAAGCCTGGTACGGTTATGCGCGCTTCAACCCGCTGTACCGCGACCGCCACGCGATGCACGGCAGCCCGGACGACCACGATGCGTCGAAGCCGACCGTGTTCGCCACCCAGTCGACCCACAAGTTGCTGGCGGCCCTGTCCCAGGCCTCGATGATTCACGTGCGCAACGGCCGCAACCCGATCGAACATGCACGCTTCAACGAGTCGTACATGATGCACGCCTCGACCTCGCCCAACTACGCGATCATGGCCTCCTGCGACGTCAGCTCGGCGATGATGGAGGCGCCCAGCGGGCAGATCCTCACCAGCGAATCCATCGAAGAAGCGGTGTCGTTCCGCCAGGTCATCTCGCGCATGCACCACGAGATGCTGAGCAACGATGACTGGTTCTTCACCTGCTGGCAGCCGCCGACCGTGCAAGTGGGCAATGCCACGGTGCCGTTCCACGAAGTCGATCCGCTGCTGCTCAAGACCGAGCCCAAATGCTGGGTCCTGCACCCCAACGAGGTGTGGCACGGTTTTGGCGACATCGAGGAAGGCTACTGCATGCTGGACCCGATCAAGGTCTCGGTGCTCAGCCCCGGCATGGGCGACGACGGCAACCTGCTCCCCACGGGCATCCCGGCCTGTGTGCTGACGGCGTACCTCGGACGCCAAGGCATCGTCGTGGAAAAAACCACCGACTTCACCATCCTGTTCCTGTTCTCCATCGGCATCACCAAGGGCAAATGGGGCACGCTGGTCAACGCGCTGCTGGACTTCAAGCGCGACTATGACGACAACGTCGAGCTGGAGCTGTGCCTGCCCGACCTGCTGGCCGGCAACCAGACCCGTTACGCCGGCATGGGCCTGAAAGACCTGGCGGACGAAATCTTCGCCGCCATGAAGCAGCACAAGACCACCTCGGCCATGGCCCAGGCGTTCGGCACGCTGCCGCAAGCGGTCTTCAGCCCGGTGGAGGCCTACGAGAAACTGGTGCGCAACGACATCGAACTGGTCACCCTGGAACAAGCCGCCGGGCGCATTGCCGCCACCGGCATCGTGCCGTATCCGCCGGGCATTCCCCTGCTGATGCCGGGCGAGAACGCCGGGGCTGCCGACGGTCCGCTGCTGGCCTATCTCAAGGCACTGGAAGCCTTCGACAGATCCTTCCCGGGTTTCACCCATGACACCCACGGGATCGAAGTCGAGGCTGGGGTTTATCGGATGCTGGTACTCAAGTAA
- the potE gene encoding putrescine-ornithine antiporter — MSVAKKMSVGQLTMLTAVNMLGSGIVLLPSKLAEVGGISILSWLITATGSLALAYAFARCGMLSRKTGGMGGYAEYTFGKAGNYITNYTYGLSLLIANVAISITAVGYIQELFHIELNSLQVGLATIALLWITTFANFGGARITGRIGAVTVWGVIAPVVLVSTVGWFWFDSSVYAAGWNPHNMAWYDAAGASVAITLWAFLGLESACANTDAVENPEKNVPIAVLGGTLGAAVIYIVSTNVIAGIVDNPELAASTAPFGLVFAKMFTPLVGDIVMAAMVLACIGSLLGWQFTIAQVYKSSADTGYFLSIFAKANKAGTPIVGMLVLLAAQTALGFLTISPDLSKQFDTLVNLAVVTNLVPYILSMAALMTMQKVSNVPPGKALATNIIAWVAAAYSYLALYSSGEQALMLGGVATIFGYTLFGFVNNRLIRLEALNNSVPTQTVSAQHITGQPVPVNSLNKATLEINA, encoded by the coding sequence ATGTCAGTCGCAAAAAAAATGAGTGTGGGGCAGCTGACGATGTTGACTGCGGTCAACATGTTGGGCTCAGGCATTGTGCTACTACCATCGAAACTAGCGGAAGTTGGGGGAATTTCGATTCTTTCCTGGCTGATCACAGCCACCGGTTCCCTCGCATTGGCCTATGCCTTTGCGCGATGCGGGATGCTCAGCCGCAAGACCGGCGGCATGGGGGGATATGCGGAGTACACCTTCGGCAAGGCCGGTAACTACATCACCAACTACACCTACGGCCTCTCGCTACTGATTGCCAACGTGGCCATCAGTATCACCGCGGTCGGCTATATCCAGGAACTGTTCCACATTGAACTGAACTCACTGCAAGTGGGCCTGGCGACCATTGCGCTGTTGTGGATCACCACGTTCGCCAACTTTGGCGGTGCGCGGATTACCGGTCGCATTGGCGCCGTCACCGTGTGGGGCGTGATCGCACCCGTGGTGCTGGTGTCCACCGTTGGCTGGTTCTGGTTCGACAGCAGCGTGTATGCCGCCGGCTGGAACCCGCACAACATGGCCTGGTACGACGCCGCGGGGGCCTCGGTGGCGATCACCTTGTGGGCCTTCCTGGGCCTTGAGTCAGCGTGCGCCAACACCGATGCGGTGGAAAACCCCGAGAAGAACGTACCGATTGCGGTACTCGGCGGCACCCTCGGTGCGGCGGTGATCTACATCGTGTCCACCAACGTGATCGCCGGCATCGTCGACAACCCGGAACTGGCCGCCTCTACCGCACCGTTCGGCCTGGTGTTCGCCAAGATGTTCACCCCGCTGGTGGGCGACATTGTGATGGCGGCGATGGTACTGGCCTGCATCGGCTCGCTGCTGGGTTGGCAGTTCACCATCGCCCAGGTCTACAAGAGCTCGGCGGACACCGGTTACTTCCTGTCGATCTTCGCCAAGGCCAACAAGGCCGGGACGCCAATCGTCGGCATGCTGGTGCTGCTGGCCGCGCAGACGGCCTTGGGCTTCCTCACCATCAGCCCGGACCTGAGCAAGCAGTTCGACACCCTGGTCAACCTCGCGGTGGTCACCAACCTGGTGCCATACATCCTCTCCATGGCCGCGCTGATGACCATGCAGAAAGTGTCCAACGTACCGCCAGGCAAGGCGCTGGCCACCAACATCATTGCCTGGGTGGCGGCGGCCTACAGCTACCTGGCGCTCTACAGTTCCGGCGAACAGGCGCTGATGCTCGGCGGCGTGGCGACCATCTTCGGCTACACGCTGTTCGGCTTCGTCAACAACCGCCTGATCCGCCTCGAAGCACTCAACAACAGCGTGCCGACACAGACCGTCAGCGCGCAGCACATCACGGGCCAACCGGTGCCGGTGAACAGCTTGAACAAAGCCACTCTGGAGATTAACGCATGA